Proteins encoded in a region of the Planococcus shixiaomingii genome:
- a CDS encoding ankyrin repeat domain-containing protein, giving the protein MPANDAYQAAADGNIKRLIELLSAGFDINEGDRENYTALHWAVQGGRKEVVTFLVGRGADVNAKDYQEFTPLEVAINHGHSEIADFLIEQGSDLSLDRKGFTPLHAAAAKGDVKILDLLIEKNVPINKQDEEGRGYTPLHWAVQEDHAECVKRLIENGADVNKKTSSNFTPLYIAAGEGSAVLAEYLILQGAKVNEPREGTSPLMIASAFNHPKVVEVLLQYGADMEIKDREGKTALFYATEIFSEDVMELLLKQGAKKDIVSKSGKKLSDLLRENRYGTS; this is encoded by the coding sequence ATGCCGGCAAATGACGCTTATCAAGCTGCGGCAGATGGAAATATAAAACGACTGATAGAACTTCTTTCTGCCGGTTTTGATATCAATGAAGGCGATAGGGAGAACTACACAGCTCTGCATTGGGCAGTGCAGGGAGGCCGAAAAGAAGTAGTCACGTTTTTAGTGGGAAGGGGCGCTGACGTGAATGCTAAAGATTATCAAGAGTTCACTCCTTTGGAAGTTGCGATCAACCACGGACATTCGGAAATAGCGGATTTCCTCATCGAGCAGGGCAGCGATTTGTCCTTAGACAGAAAAGGCTTTACGCCCCTGCATGCGGCTGCGGCAAAAGGGGATGTTAAAATACTAGACTTGCTCATTGAAAAGAACGTACCGATCAATAAACAGGACGAAGAAGGGCGAGGCTACACTCCGTTGCATTGGGCGGTGCAGGAAGACCATGCCGAGTGTGTAAAACGATTGATTGAAAACGGGGCGGATGTAAATAAGAAAACGTCCAGCAATTTTACGCCTCTTTATATCGCTGCCGGCGAGGGAAGCGCCGTGCTTGCTGAGTATCTTATACTGCAAGGGGCCAAAGTGAATGAACCGCGTGAAGGGACTTCGCCATTAATGATCGCCAGTGCCTTCAATCACCCGAAAGTTGTGGAAGTTCTTCTGCAGTATGGAGCAGACATGGAAATTAAAGATCGAGAAGGTAAAACGGCCTTGTTCTATGCAACTGAAATTTTTAGTGAAGATGTTATGGAACTTCTTTTGAAGCAAGGAGCCAAAAAGGACATCGTTAGCAAATCAGGCAAAAAACTAAGTGATCTTTTAAGGGAGAATCGATACGGTACTTCCTGA
- a CDS encoding aldo/keto reductase — protein MNYVTLNNGVKMPILGFGVYQISDTAECERVVSEAIQVGYRSIDTAQAYRNEEAVGNAVRKSGLPREEFFLTSKVWISNAGYEKAKASIDKSLRRLQTDYIDLMLIHQPFNDYYGTYRAMEEYYKAGKLKAIGVSNFYPDRFIDIAQFSEIPPMVNQVETHVFNQQKQAQKIMEKYNTQIESWGPFAEGRNDFFTNETLTAIGNQYGKSVAQVALRYLIQRNVVVIPKTVTKERMIQNFDVFDFELTSEDMEKIAQLDLAQSLFFSHTDPEIVEYMTGLSRKA, from the coding sequence ATGAACTATGTAACGTTGAACAATGGCGTTAAAATGCCCATCCTTGGCTTTGGGGTTTATCAGATTTCCGATACAGCCGAATGCGAACGCGTTGTCAGTGAGGCGATTCAAGTAGGGTATCGTTCCATCGATACCGCACAAGCTTATCGGAACGAAGAAGCCGTCGGCAATGCGGTTCGTAAAAGCGGTCTCCCTCGCGAAGAATTTTTTCTTACTTCAAAAGTCTGGATTTCCAATGCCGGTTATGAAAAAGCGAAAGCATCCATCGACAAATCGTTGCGTCGACTGCAAACCGACTATATTGATTTGATGCTGATTCACCAGCCTTTTAATGATTATTACGGTACGTACCGGGCGATGGAAGAGTACTACAAAGCAGGGAAACTCAAAGCCATTGGCGTCAGCAATTTCTATCCCGATCGTTTTATCGATATCGCTCAGTTTAGTGAAATCCCTCCAATGGTTAACCAAGTGGAGACTCATGTATTCAACCAGCAAAAACAAGCTCAAAAGATAATGGAGAAATACAACACGCAAATTGAATCGTGGGGGCCGTTTGCTGAAGGGAGGAATGATTTCTTTACGAATGAAACCTTGACAGCTATCGGAAATCAATACGGCAAATCCGTTGCCCAAGTTGCGCTTCGCTATTTGATTCAACGCAATGTTGTGGTCATTCCTAAAACGGTAACGAAAGAACGGATGATACAAAACTTTGATGTTTTTGATTTTGAATTAACGAGTGAAGACATGGAGAAAATCGCGCAACTGGACTTGGCACAAAGTTTATTCTTCTCGCATACCGATCCGGAAATCGTTGAATATATGACAGGGCTTAGCAGGAAAGCATAA